The Elusimicrobiota bacterium sequence GCGGGCTGGAAGAAACCGTGGCCAAGATTTCCGAAAAGATGAAGGCTTCTCCTTCCGAGATCGAAGAACGGATCGATCGCTTTCTCCTGCGGCAACGCCAGCTGGAAAAGGAAGTGGAGGACCTCCGGGTGAAAGTGGCCCAGGGCGGGGGAGCCGCGGCGGGACCGGCGGTCCAAGAGGTCGGCGGCGCCCGTTGGATCGTCCAGAGCGCGGCCGGGTTGGACGAAAAATCCCTCCGTTCTTTCTCGGACAAGTTGAAAGAAAAAGCGGCGGACGCCGGGATCTTGGTGGCCACCGGGAGCGAGGAAAAAATCTCCTTTGTCGTCTCCCTTCCGCCCACCTTGAACCAGGCCGGGTGGAACGCCGGAAAAATCGCCCAGGCCATCGCCGCCCGCATCGGCGGCCGCGGCGGGGGAAGGCCCGATTTTGCCCAAGGGGGAGGCAAAGCCTCGGTCCCGTTGGATAAACTCTTCGAGGATCTGCCCACTCTCTTGAAGAAATAGTAAAATTCCGGCTTTCCCAGTTTTGTGCCTGTAGCTCAATTGTGACCGAGCCATGGGAGGCGAGGAAATGGTTGAAGCGCGATAGCGCTGAAACCAGATGTTCCTTAAAATTTTGTGCCTGTAGCTCAATTGTGACCGAGCCATGGGAGGCGAGGAAATGGTTGAAGCGCGATAGCGCTGAAACCAGATGTTCCTTAAAATTTTGTGCCTGTAGCTCAATTGTGACCGAGCCATGGGAGGCGAGGAAATGGTTGAAGCGCGATAGCGCTGAAACCAGATGTTCCTTAAAATTTTGTGCCTGTAGCTCAATTGTGACCGAGCCATGGGAGGCGAGGAAATGGTTGAAGCGCGATAGCGCTGAAACCAGATGTTCCTTAAAATTTTGTGCCTGTAGCTCAATTGGATAGAGCGTTGGCCTCCGGAGCCAAAGGCTGAGGGTTCAAGTCCCCCCAGGCACGATTTTTTTTTAAGAAATAGCGGGACTTGAAGGCGACCCGAGCGCCGCCGGGCGGCGGGCCCAGGGCTAAAACTCAATCCTCTAACCGTCCAGGACGAAATCCCTTGATAAATCGTCGAATCTCCCATACACTGAGGTCCATGAAAGAACTTCTTCCCCGCCTCGTTTCCCGTCGAGGCGGAATTTTTTTCGCCGCCTTTTTTACGACCAGCGTGGTGTTGGGTTACGCCCTGTGGAAGACCCATGGGGCTCCTCTTGTTTCTTGGGCCCCGGCGGCGCCCGCATTTTCCCTTCGGCTGGAATCCGACAAAGAAACTTATTTCCACGATGACCTGGTGGAAATGCGCCTCCGTCCCGGATCGGAGGAGGTGTTGCAGACCCTTCGATCATCGACCTCGCCCTTGACGGCCTGGGTGGAACGGGACGGCGTTCCCGTGATGACCGTGGGAGAGACGGAAAAAGTTCCGCTTCTTTTTGAAAAAACCCGGGGGCTTTGGCGGGCCCGCTGGCCTATCCCCTGGAATGCGCGGGAGGGAGACTATGCCCTTCGCCTCGCCACGGCGTCCCTGCCGACGGGTTTGGCGGCCATCCAGGAGGGAACTTTTCAGGTGGCGGCGCGGCCTTTTGAAGCGGTACCCGCGGGGTACGGCGTTCTCACACTGGAAGGGTTGGGAGCCCTCCAAAGGTTTGTGGGCCCGGAGGGGGGAGAACCTCACACGGCGGCCATGGCGGAGTGGGCGGACTTCATTGGGGCGGACGCGGTCCTGGTCCAGGGCGCTGAATCCAGCGGTTACTCCGCCAAACTGCCCGCTTCCTTCCCATGGCAGATGAGGTCCACGGGACCCGTGGCCGCGCTGGCTCGGGCCTGCCACGACCGCGGTTTGAAGTTCGGGGTCTATGTCCTCTGCTACATGGTGGGCGGACCGCCCGCTTTTTCGCCGGACTATCGGTATGGATGGCACTACCAAGGCGGCGGGCCTGTTCATGGGTTGAATCTCCCTGTGAGGCGGGGCGTTTCCATTCAGGAGGAAAAAAGGCCGGGCGATATCGTCAAGGTGTTGGACCGATGGGCCTCCGTGGGCGGAGTTGATTTCTTGGGCTTGGATTATATCCGGCCCGTTTTCGGAAGCTACGAACTGGTGGATGATTTTGTAAACGACATGCCCGGCGTTCAGAAACCGGAGGGTTACGACGGGTGGTCCCAGGAGAAAAAAATGTCCTGGATCGCGCGCGGACGCTACATCGCCCCCACCGCCGCCCTCCGCAAAGAAACAAAATTCCGCACCACCGATCAGTGGTTTTGGTATCGGGCCCACCGCACGGCGGGCGTTGTCCGAAAAATCGTGGAGGGGTTCGGAGGGAAAAAACCGCTCTGGGCCTTCACCCTCTCCTGGCAGAAGGGATGGGAACACGGCCAGGATCCCGCCATGATGCGGGACGCCGGCATCGACATGAACGCCATCATGCTCTATGAGGCGGACGCCCAACAGTACCGGGGTTTGGTGAGCCAGTGGAACGCCTACACGCGGGATGCGAACTTCAATCTCGTGGTCGGGAACACGTTTGATTGGCGTCTCCACCAAAAACCCTCAACCCCTCGGGTCCGGAGGAAATGGTTCGGCGAATGATGTTGGCTGTGGAGAAGTTTCAAAACGGCCGGCCTGTTCGGGGCATTTTTGTTCACGACCTCCAGCGGGCCCTGCGGGGGAACTTGGGCCCCTATTCGCCCAAGGAGTGGCTCCTGGCCGCGGGAGGCGCTTTGACACGGGTGCGGGAAATTCACCAGCGGACTCCCTATCGTTTCACCCTCACGGTGCCCGACGAAAGCGCGCCCGGCGCCGCTCGGTTGGGGACCGTCGCTTGGGTTCCAGGGACCTCGGAGGGTCCCGTCACCGTTCAACTCTTTTCTTCGCCGGATGTGGAACTCTCGACCCGGACCGTGGAGTTGACCCCGACGGTTTCTTCCGCCACCTTCGTCCTGCGCTGGATGCCCAACGAGCGGTCGCCTCTCCGGGGGAATCGCGCTTTTGTCGCCGCCCGATCCGCGCGAGCCGACCGCCCTCGGGAACGATGCCAGATCCGCATGGCCTACATCCAAGGCATCCCGAAGGAGGCGCCTCCTTCCGACCCTCTGGTCCTCCATGGCGCCGCCGAACCTTCTCTTCCCCAAAAGGAAAAAGACAAAACCCCATGAGCGCTCTCTCCTCTTTTCGCGTCCGCGGTTGGATCCTCTTCAGCGCTTACATGTCCCTCATCGCCCTGACCCTGTGGCGCGCGGGCGGCCCGGGATCCTCCGCTCCGGCGCCGGGATCGGGCTCGAAAAGGAACGCTCTGGTCGAACCCTTTGGAGAGGAGGGGGCCATCGCCGTTTTGGAAATTCAGGGACCCATCGCGCTCTCCATGGGAGGGTTCGGTCGGGACGGCGGAGCCGACGGGATTCTTCACCGTCTGCGCGAACTCCGGGAAGACCGGAACGTGAAAGCGGTGATCCTTCGCATCAACTCCCCCGGGGGGACGGTGGCCTCCGTCCAAGAAATTTATGACGCGGTCCGAGCCCTTCAAAAAAGCGGAAAGAAAATTGTCGCTTCTTTTGAAGACGTCGCCGCTTCCGGCGGCTATTACATCGCGGCCCCCTGCGACCGCATCGTGGCGAACCCGGGCTCTCTGGTGGGTTCCATCGGCGTTATCTTTCACCTGAACAATATCGAGGAGCTGGCCAAGAAGGTTGGCGTCAAGTCCGAGGTCATTAAATCCGGGAAGATGAAAGACCTCGGTTCCGCCACCCGGCCCCTCACCGCGGAGGAGCGGAAAGTTTTTGAAGGACTTGTCCAAAGCGCCTACGGGCAGTTCCTGACGGCGGTTTCCCAAGGAAGAAAAATGCCGGAGGAGAAGCTCCGCCCACTGGCCGACGGCCGCGTCTTCACGGGGGAGCAGGCCCTGGCGGCGGGGTTGGTGGACGTCCTGGGCGGGTTCGACCAGGCGGTGGAGGAAGCCCGTAAAGCCGCCGGCATTCGAAACGCGAAACCCCGACTCATTCTAACGGAACGGCCCTGGGGAAAACTTTTGCAACTCCTCCAAAACCATTCATCCGGCCCCTGGGACCGATGGGTTCGCTGGGCCGAGCCCCGGGCGTCTCTTGAATATGTTTGGGAATAATCCCGACCGCGGCGACGCGCCTCGTCCGGGCGATTGGTTGGACGTTCTGGGCCGTTTGTCGGCTGAACCCGCCGCCGCGCTGGAGGAAATTGCCCGGAAACCCCATTTGATTTCCGGGGCTTTGGTGACGGGTCTGGCCGTGATCGGAAGGGTAATCACGGAGAATCTTCCCTGGGAGTTGGGTCCCTTCCCCGTGCTCCGTCGATTCCTCTCTTTGTTCCTGGGCGGCTTCCTGTGGTGGGTGGGGCCGGCCGTCGTTCTTCACGGGCTCTCGGCGTTGTTCAAAAAGAAAGGGTCCCTGGCCTCCTATTTGGCTGTCACAGGGTGGGCGGGGGCGACGCTTTGGCCGGCTCTCGCCTTTCGTTTGGTCGGCGGCCTGGTGCCCGGGGCGATGTTTCTAGCGGCGGGCCCAGAACTCGTTTTTCGGGCGCTCTATTGGGCGATCTGGTGGTGGGGCCTTCAACGCCTTTACGGATGGTCCAAGGGGAGGGCCCTCCTCCTTCTGGTTCTGCCGCTCTTCGCCTTCGGCGCCATCGGTTTCGTGACGCGCCTCTTGGCTGGACTGGTCGGCATGGGCCGAGCGCTCACCGCCCCGTCCCTCCTCCCTTGAAAATGTTCCATTTCTCCGCCATACTGGGGCGAAGGAATTCCCTAAGACTGGAGGCGATATGATTCCCGTGGCGATCTTTCTGGTGGTGGCGGGGGGGGCGGTCTGTCTTTTTTACGCGGTTTCTCTCTACAACGGATTGGTGCGGCTGAAAAACAACGCCTCGAAAGCCTGGGCGAACATCGACGTCCTCCTCAAACAGCGCCACGACGAACTGCCGAAGCTCATCGAGACCTGCAAGCAATACATGAAATACGAATCCGGCACCCTGGAGAAAATCATGCAGGCGCGGGCCGCGGTCTATTCGGCCCGGGAGTCCGGCAATGTCCAAGCCCTCGGCGCGGCCGAAGGCCAATTGCGCGGGCTGACGGGAAGTTTGTTCGCCGTGGCGGAGAACTACCCGGACCTCAAATCCAACCAAACCTTCCAGAACCTCCAATCGCGCATTTCTTCCCTGGAAAGCGCCCTGTCCGATCGGCGCGAACTCTACAACGAAAGCGCGAACTTAAACAACGCGCGCCGGGAAATGTTTCCGGATTCTATTGTGGCTTCCTATGGGAACTTTCCAGCGTTCCAACTCCTGAGCTTTGACCCGGCCGAGACGAAAGACGTCGACGTTCGGGCCGCCTTCAATTCCTGACTTGGGTCCGTCCGTGAGGGGGGGGGCCTTCGCCTCCTTTGCACATTTCCAAACAATGGGGCTCTTGCTGACCCTCCTTGCCCCATCGGCCCACGCCTCCGGATCTTCCCGGGATCAGGATTCGTGGCAGGCGATTCTGTTTTTCGCCGGGTTCTCGGTCGCTTCTTTCATTCAGTTGTGGCGAAACCTCCGCCGCGCCCGCGCCGTTGAAGACACCCCCACCGCGAAGGTGGCCTCGGCTCCCCAGGGCGGCGTGGAACTGGCTGGGCAAGCGGTGCCCATTGAAAAAAAGACAGCGGTCTGTCCGCTGACCGGAGCCTCTTGTCTTTGGTATTTTTTCAAGGTCGAGCGGTATGAGCGCCGCGGCAAGAGTTCCAGCTGGGTGACCATTTCCAGCGGGCGTTCCTCCGACGTGTTTGGGCTGGAAGACCGGACCGGCATGGCCCTGGTGGCTCCTTTCGGAGCCGAAGTGACCCCCCACCATACCCGGCAATGGCGAGGGTCCTCTCCGACTCCTTCCGCGGGTCCCGAATCCGGCGGATTTTTCAGCGGTTTCGGTTCCTACCGCTACACCGAGGAACTCATCTTGCCGGGCGATTTCGTTTACGTTCTGGGCTGGTTCGAGACCATTCACGGGGCGTCGGCGGCGGTGTCGGACCTGAACGAAAAACTCCGGGCGCTCAAACAGAACCCCCGGGAGCTGTTGGCTCGTTTCGATACCAACAAAGACGGCGAGATCAGCGTGGAGGAATGGGACGCGGCCCGGGCGGTCGTGGCCGACGAAATCCGGCGGGTGGCCATGAGCCTTCCCGCCGTGCCCGACGTGCACACCGTGGTTTCTCCACAGGATTCTGATTTGCCATTTCTCATTTCAACCGTTTCCCAGGAGGAACTGGCCGGGAGATACAAACGGCGCGCGGTTCTGGGTTTGGCGGGCTTTTTGGGGTTCGGCGGCGCCGCCGTCTGGGCTCTTTCGCTGGCGTGGAAAGGGCTATAATTAAAGAAATGAATAACGGTTCTCCCACCGATCCCGCCGCGACTTCCGCGGAAGACGTCCACGCCTATCAACGCGAGGAACTTCTAGAACTCCTGCGACGGTTGTCGCGGGAGAACGAACCGCTGATCGTTCATGGAAACGAGCGCCTCACGTCCGACGACGCTGTTCGAATCCTTCAAAAAATCCGCCATGGGTTCGGCTTTTCCCGCCGGGAAAGAACGGCGCTCACAGACGCGGGATTTGACTTGGATTCCGTTTTCCCCCGAATGTAAATGCCAAGTTCCCTGGTTGTTGACGCGCGCTCCGCTATCGAGGAAAAACTGGCCTCTTCTTTCGGGCGAAAACACTGCGTTCTGACCAACCGCGGCACCACGTCCTTAGCGGCGGCGTTTTACGCCCTGGACCGCCCGAAAGGGACGCGGGCGCTTTTCCCCGCCGCCATGTGCTCGATTCCGGTTTTCGCCGCGGGCTTCGCGGGTTGGACGCCCGCCTTCGCCGACGTCAATTTGTCCGACGCCAACTTCGATCTGGGCGACGTGGAACGGGTTTTGAAATCGGGCGGCGCGGGCGCGGTGGTCCCGGTTCACATGTTCGGAAAACCCGATGACGCGGACCGCCTTGAAGAACTTTGCCGGCGTTACGGGGCCGACCTGGTGGAAGACGCGGCTCTCTCCATGGGCGCCGTCTACCGGGGGCGGCCCGTTGGGTCCTTGGGCCGGATCTCCTGCTTGAGTTTTGTGCGAAAAATGTTGCCCTTGGAAATGGGCGGAGCGGTTTTGACCGATGAGTCGGGCCTCGCCGCGCGCGTCCGGGCGTTCGTGGCCGGCCTCCCTCCCGAGCGGTCCTCTCGGCGGGAGGAGGTGTCGGCGGCCATGAAGGCTTTCCACTCGGTCACGGGGTTCGTGGCGGCGGGGGATTGGGCTCGCCGGGATCTTCTGGCCCCCTACGGGGATGAATTTCGTCGGCTCCTCCTGAACTCGACCTCGGAAGAGGATTGGCGGGATTCCATCGTTTTGGAGGAACTGGCGGCGTTGCCCGAGGCGCTTCAAGCCCGTCGGGCGCGGGCGGAGGTCTTCGAGGACGGGTTGGGGGAGGCCCTGATTCAACCCTTGGACCGCGGGGGATCCAGCCTCTTCGCCTACCCGGTTCGCCTCCCCGGGGTGAGCGTCGAAGATTTTATGGCATTTTCCTCAAATCGAGGGTATACTTTCAAACGGATCGCTTATCCCGACATCCATCCCGTTTTCGGGCTCCGCCAGCGGTTCCCGAACGCTGAAACAGTGGAGCGGGAGGTCATCGGGTTGCCCCTGGACGACGATCAACCGGTGTCGGCTTTCTGGGAATACGCCTCGGACTTTCGGACGGCGGTCGAGGACTATGCGAAGAGCGCGCCGTCTCGCCGGCCTTTTGATTTTAGAGGGAAATTGGAACTGAGAATGGGAGGTGGGTGATGAAGGAAAAAATCGCAGACGCCTTCCTTCCGGTTGCGGCATTCTTTGGGACGGTTTCCCCGTCCTGCGAAGGATTACGGCTCTAAAATAGAGAAGGAGAATCCCATGAACCTGACCACCTACAAATACGACAGCCAAAGACTCGTCACTCTCATAGGTTATTTCGCGACGCCCTTCGCGCTCTTTCTGGGAGGGTTGGCGGTCCTGTTCGCGGATGCGGGAGGAGCGCCGAAAACGATTTCCGTCGGTCTCATGGGGTTTTCGGCGTTTTTCAACGTCGTTTTCCCGCGTTTTCTGAAGGAACAGGATACGACCAAGAAAGGGTGGAACGTCAAGTTCCGCCTTTATCTAAACCTGGGGGTCAATACCGGGATTGTTTTCCTCCTGGGAGACGAATTCCCCCCGCTCTGGCTCCTTTTAGCCTTGACGCCCCTCGCCACGGCCATTTATGGGAACCAGCGGAGGACGCTGATCAACGCGGGGACGGCGTCGGTCATCCTGCTCGTCATTCAGGCCCTTCGCCCGGACACGGGCTTGAAGGATTGGGCCGTTCTGTCCGTGGAGGTGGCCTTCATCGTTCTGATCAGCCTGTTGATCAACGGCGTCTCCCGCCTGGCCGTTCATCCCGAAAAAGCGGCGCAGATCCCCCAATAGCGCGGCTTTTTTTCGATTTTCATCCCTCCCCCCCCCGAGGCGAACGCGCCCTTGACGGCGGGGGAAAAAAGGGCGACAATTTTTCAGTGGACATCGACGAAAACCCGAACGGACCGCTGAACGCCCAACTGGACCTTTTCGCCCAACCCCAACAAAACAAGATCACGCGCATCATCAAACGCGACGGCCGCTTGGTGGCCTTCAACAAGCTGAAGATCACCAACGCCATCTATCGGGCCGCCGCCTCTCTGGGAGGCCGGGACCGGGACCGCGCGGAATCCCTGGCCGATCAGGTGGTTCAGCGCATCCACGCCACCTACCCCGCCGGCGCCACTCCGTCCGTCGAAGACATCCAAGATTCCGTGGAAAAAGTTCTAGTGGACAACGGCCACGCCAAAACCGCCAAGGCGTTCATCCTCTACCGGTTCCAACGCGCTCGAACCAGGGAGCAAAAACCCGAAGTGGCGGGTGTGCAGGACCACGTTCCCTACAAGGTTCTCTGGCGCGTGTTGTCCTGGAACGTGGACCATGGGTGCCACACGGTGGACTCTTTGAACCGGCAAGCGCGCGACGGCGGATGGAAAAAACTGATCCGCGAGGCGGAGCGGGCCTACCACGACGAAATTCAGCACGTCGCCGGGCTCATCGTGAAACGCCTGCCGGACCTGCGCTTGGTGATCGTGGCGGGGCCCTCCAGTTCGGGCAAGACCACCACGACGACCAAAATCAGCGAGCGTCTGAAGGCCCGGGGCCACAGCTTTCTGTTGATGAACTTGGACAACTATTTCAAAGAGCTTTCGCACCAGCCCAAAGACGAATACGGCGATTACGATTTTGAGATGCCCGCCGCCCTGGACTTGGATTTGATCAACGAGCACCTGGGGCTCTTGCTGGACGGAAAACCCATCCGCATGCCCCTCTATAATTTCAAAACCGGCGGGCGGGAGAAGGAAACCCGCGAGTTTCGGCTGAAAGACAAAGAGATCCTCCTGATCGACAGCCTTCACGGGCTCTATGAGGGGATGACGCGGAACATCGCTCCGGAAAGCGCGTTTCGTTTCTATATCGAAGCGCTTTGTCAGATCAAAGACGACGACGGTGAATTCGTCCGCTGGGCGGACCTCCGCATGATGCGCCGCATGGTGCGGGACAGCTGGCACCGCAGTTACGACCCGGCCATGACGGTGGGCCACTGGCATTACGTGCGGAAGAGCGAACTTCGATACATCGTCCCCTACATCCAATCCGTGGACTACATTTTCAACGGGTCCCTGCCCTATGAGCTTCCCTACCACCGGGCCCGGCTTGGGGTTGATGCCGGACATTGTCCAGCGGTTCAAAGGCGATCCCAAAAAGGCCGACGCTTTTCTCCGCGCCCAACGGGTGGAACGGCTCCTCGCCTCCCTGGCCCCCGGGGTCCCAGACGAAGACGTGCCGAAAGATTCGTTGCTTCGGGAGTTCATTGGCGGGGGGGACTATCGATATTGATGGGAGAAATGCAAAAGCCGAGACAAAAATGTAGAATCACCCCGTGGCCGCCGTGAGCCTCCATCGCGCGTCATCGGCCGGAAGGCCGGAGACCATCGACTCTTCCCGGCGAGATTTTGGGTGGCGGACGATTTTATTTAATTGCGACTGTCACAGTTTTCAGCAGGTGGCTTTTCAGTTGGTGAAGGCGATCCGTTGCGATTTTCAACGGGGTTTGGCCTTGGCCAACGTCGTTCATCTCACCGGAAGCGCGACCGTTTTTAAAGGGTCTCGCGAACGGTGCGAGGCGGTGAGCGAAGTGTTGGGAGCGATCGGCTTAAGGGTCACGGTCGATCAATAAAAAGAAAGGGCCGGTCCCGGCGGGTCAACGAAGTCCCTCCGAGATGGGCTCTCAAGGGAGGCAACAAATGATTGCGAAAAAAACAATGGTTCGGAAAAAGCGCGTGAGCGCGGTAAAAGCCGACCCGGCGGCGTCGAAAGTTGTGGCATCGTCATCGAAAACGGAAGCCCCCGGCAAGAACTATGTGGGGATTGACTTTCCCCAGGAAGGGGAAATCCTAACGAGCGGCCAATACACCCTCCGCATTTCCACGAGCGCCACCGAAGGGGTGGAGGTTTCCATCGATGGAAAAGGGTGGGAGCCCTGCCGCGAATGCGTCGGGTTTTGGTGGTACGACTGGTCGGGTTTCGGCGCCGGGGCCCACACGGTGGTCGCGAAGATTTCCGTTGGGAAACGTTCCATGAAGTCCAAGGCGCGTTCCCTCACGGCCATTATTTAACTGAATTGACGGACGTTTTTACCGTCCTCCCGCGGCTCATCGCCGGCGGCGCGTCCTGTCCCATCGACCCGGCCCATTTGGGGGACGCCCTAAATAAATTAACTTGTCCCTTAAGGAAAGGAGCCTACGTGGCTTTGAGGTCTTGGGGGGGTCTGACGCCCATGCCACTCTCTCCTGTGGGGCGTCTTTATTCCACGGCCCCCTCCGGGTTTTCTGGGGATACGGATAGTCCCTCGCTTTGCTCCTCCAAAGTGACGGATCCATGATCTCCGAGATGACCGGAGATGGATCGAATGCTCCGATCCGCCGGTTTTAAACGTGATTGGATTTTGGCAATGGCGGCACGGTTCTTTTTCTTTAGGTCCCAATCCAGAACACTCGCCCGATTGAAGACGTTCAAGAGGGTTCAACGGATTCGGTTCTTCCCACTCGCCCAAGCTCCTCGATGAAGGCTTCAACCGTTTTTTGGTTCTCATCCTTTAGAAAATGCGCCACGTGTTGTTCAACGGCCGCCCCCGCCATTTCGCGACCCCCAGGAGGAATTCTCCTTGAAGATCAGGGTCCTCCGTTCTCCGCCATGTTTTTAGCTGGGGGGGCCGCACCGTTATTGTTAAGCGGCCAATTTAATGAACAGCCCGGCGTCGAATACGGGCGGTCCGTGGAAATCCTGTCCGTTTAAACTATAATCCTTGGGATGGGGAATGAGAGCGAATCTCGGTCCATTTTAGCGTCTAAACGAAAAGTTTCTGCGTCCTATCCATCCGAACCATAAAAGCGGGCGGGACGTGGGTGTCCTTCCTATCTCGGGGAAACGAAAGGAATTTTGAATGATGAGAAGGGTGTTTTTTTGGAGAATTTCCGTCGTTCTTTTTTTGTCGTCCGTGACCATGGCCAGGGCGGAAATGGCCGTTGGTCTCGGGTACCCCACGGTCAGTTTAAAATATGATTTTCTTGAAAACGTTGCGGCGGAGTTGAAATACGCCGACACCGGGGAAGGCATCCGGGTGTTCGCGACCAGAGGTTCTTGGAAATTTAATCCCAAGGGAAAATACGAGACGTTTGCGGGGGCTGAAATTGGCCAGATTAAATTCGACTACGAGGACACCCAGGGGGATGGACTTGAGTTCTCTTTGTTTATCGGCAAAGAATACAGGATCCGATCCTGGCTTGGGTTCGCGTTTGATATTGCCCCCACCCTGATTCGTTTAAACTCGAGCGGGAAAAACAATACGGGTTTCGAGTTGGTGGCAAATGTCGGTTTTTATTGGTATGTGTTTTGAGGTTCTCATTCCAACATGGAAATAGCCGTATGAAAACGAAGTGGTCCTGGTTTGCTTTTTGATTTCTATTTTCCAGGACCCAGGGTTTTTTCCGGTTTCAACGTGGGCGTTATCAGCGCGACGAAAAATCAGGTGGAGGACTTAAAAGAGGATATTGCAAAAGATTCACAAACGGTTCAGCCGGTCGATGTCGTCCTGTGGGTAAAGAGCATCGACCTCTTGAGGTCCGTTGGCAAAAATGTAGGGGGACCGGTTTTCGTAACGGGGTATTACGTGTCCGGCGATGGCGGCGGCTCCCTGTTTTATTGCGATCCGACCGACGTGGTGAGTTCCGATAATGGAGGGTCGGTTATCGTGGCGAATGACGGCGGGCGTTGGAAAGTTATTCACCAGGGGTTCCTCACCGCTCGCCAATGGGGGGCCCATGCCGATAACCATTCGGATGATGCCCCCTATTTTCAAGCCGGGATGGCGTGGTGCGGCGCCAAAGGCCTCCCGTTCAAAATAACAGCCGGACAATATGTTCTGGGCAGTCGGATCACCGTGGTCGGGCCCATTCAAATCGCGTCGGACGAATCCGCCCTCATTCGGTTCACCGATCCCAATTCGTGCGGGTTCCTTTTCGATAACTCCGCGGGCGTGGAACAGTTGGCCAGCCTCCAGTTCCCCAGCCTGTTATCCCCGGCCGTCAACAGCTCTTTCTCCATTCCGGGTTATGGACCCACCACCTACACCTACGACCTAAATTCGCGGACCGGCCAGGCCATCGAGTTGCGCGGGAATTGCAATAGGCTCGCCGTTCGTCTGTTTTACGCGGCGGGATGGGAGTCGGGCATAAAAATTAACGCCACAAACACCGTTATGGCGAACCTGGACATTTCCGCCAACACCTTGGACTTTTGCAAATTTGGGGTTTGGTTGACAGGGACGGCTGGTGGCGTGATCAGCGGCGTTTCGTTTATCGCCAACACTCTGTGGGCTCAGTTTCCCTTCTACCTGGACAGCACGAACATCCTCGTCAACCAATCCAAGTTCGAGGTGACGGGGGGCGCCTACGTCAATGAAGAATTCGGCGCCGGTGTGTATGGCGCCGCGACCAATAACCAGGTCGATACCTGCAAGTTCATCATTCGTTGGTTGTATGCCGGCCATGCCGTCGACAGCACCGTCGGCGTCCCGGCCACCCTTCAGGTCCCCTACCTTGCCGGGGCCGGGACGTCCAACGGGCAATTAACGGATGGAAATGCGACGGTCGGATACTGGACGGGGACCTTCTGTGAATTTGACATCGGCGCGGTGCTGGGCGTGCCGGGGGGGAGGGGCGGACAACTCCCCGTGGCGGGGGATGTCATACGGGTGAGGGATGCCGGGGGATACAACACCGTTCGTATCGCGCACGCCGACAACGTGGCGGCCGTGCCGATTCCGGTGTCGGCCGTGGTTGGAGAATCCAATTACAATGGGGGCGTGGGGGCGGCCCCGTTTAGCAAGGCCGTGCTATGTTCGGCGGCGATTGGCGCTTTGCCCCCTGGGACGTCGGCCGTTTTTTACATGTACCACCAATGCCTCTCGTCGGCCAATGATAAACCGATCGGAGTGACGGATATTGGGAACGGATTGAACGCGCAAGGAATATTGGCCGCGGCCCGCTGGCAGGGCTCCGCGAATAACCGCCAGATAGCGATTACCTTCACGAACCCAAGCACAGTGAAAACGACAGCGGCCGCCACCTATTTCTTTTGGGTTGAACTGTAGTGCCCAAGATCAGGGGACGCCCTAAATAATTAAACCTTTCCGGTTGAATGAGAAAGAAGACGGCGGGGCAGAGGTTCGTGGAGGAGCTTGCCGGAGGCTGGCGTTCGACGGTAAATTTTAAACAATAAATTTTTCTTGACCTTCGTGGATGGATATCCTAAACTCTCGCCCATGTTCGCAGCACATACCAAATTTCCCAAGT is a genomic window containing:
- the sppA gene encoding signal peptide peptidase SppA, which produces MSALSSFRVRGWILFSAYMSLIALTLWRAGGPGSSAPAPGSGSKRNALVEPFGEEGAIAVLEIQGPIALSMGGFGRDGGADGILHRLRELREDRNVKAVILRINSPGGTVASVQEIYDAVRALQKSGKKIVASFEDVAASGGYYIAAPCDRIVANPGSLVGSIGVIFHLNNIEELAKKVGVKSEVIKSGKMKDLGSATRPLTAEERKVFEGLVQSAYGQFLTAVSQGRKMPEEKLRPLADGRVFTGEQALAAGLVDVLGGFDQAVEEARKAAGIRNAKPRLILTERPWGKLLQLLQNHSSGPWDRWVRWAEPRASLEYVWE
- a CDS encoding LemA family protein, which produces MIPVAIFLVVAGGAVCLFYAVSLYNGLVRLKNNASKAWANIDVLLKQRHDELPKLIETCKQYMKYESGTLEKIMQARAAVYSARESGNVQALGAAEGQLRGLTGSLFAVAENYPDLKSNQTFQNLQSRISSLESALSDRRELYNESANLNNARREMFPDSIVASYGNFPAFQLLSFDPAETKDVDVRAAFNS
- a CDS encoding DegT/DnrJ/EryC1/StrS family aminotransferase, which codes for MPSSLVVDARSAIEEKLASSFGRKHCVLTNRGTTSLAAAFYALDRPKGTRALFPAAMCSIPVFAAGFAGWTPAFADVNLSDANFDLGDVERVLKSGGAGAVVPVHMFGKPDDADRLEELCRRYGADLVEDAALSMGAVYRGRPVGSLGRISCLSFVRKMLPLEMGGAVLTDESGLAARVRAFVAGLPPERSSRREEVSAAMKAFHSVTGFVAAGDWARRDLLAPYGDEFRRLLLNSTSEEDWRDSIVLEELAALPEALQARRARAEVFEDGLGEALIQPLDRGGSSLFAYPVRLPGVSVEDFMAFSSNRGYTFKRIAYPDIHPVFGLRQRFPNAETVEREVIGLPLDDDQPVSAFWEYASDFRTAVEDYAKSAPSRRPFDFRGKLELRMGGG
- a CDS encoding ATP/GTP-binding protein, with product MDIDENPNGPLNAQLDLFAQPQQNKITRIIKRDGRLVAFNKLKITNAIYRAAASLGGRDRDRAESLADQVVQRIHATYPAGATPSVEDIQDSVEKVLVDNGHAKTAKAFILYRFQRARTREQKPEVAGVQDHVPYKVLWRVLSWNVDHGCHTVDSLNRQARDGGWKKLIREAERAYHDEIQHVAGLIVKRLPDLRLVIVAGPSSSGKTTTTTKISERLKARGHSFLLMNLDNYFKELSHQPKDEYGDYDFEMPAALDLDLINEHLGLLLDGKPIRMPLYNFKTGGREKETREFRLKDKEILLIDSLHGLYEGMTRNIAPESAFRFYIEALCQIKDDDGEFVRWADLRMMRRMVRDSWHRSYDPAMTVGHWHYVRKSELRYIVPYIQSVDYIFNGSLPYELPYHRARLGVDAGHCPAVQRRSQKGRRFSPRPTGGTAPRLPGPRGPRRRRAERFVASGVHWRGGLSILMGEMQKPRQKCRITPWPP
- a CDS encoding ATP-dependent Clp protease adaptor ClpS, coding for MAAVSLHRASSAGRPETIDSSRRDFGWRTILFNCDCHSFQQVAFQLVKAIRCDFQRGLALANVVHLTGSATVFKGSRERCEAVSEVLGAIGLRVTVDQ